Proteins encoded in a region of the Candidatus Scalindua japonica genome:
- a CDS encoding glycosyltransferase, which yields MKKKLLWITWEAVGSTRSKILANKLNAEFYSITIFEDIKHLSLLRYIVATICTFFILLKEKPDILIVPNPSVVLSFISAVYKYAFKYSLIIDLHTHYINPQGLNGLLFQSLNRFSLKCCNLIIVTNSSYQEKIRDKTNNEIFILPDMIPTFDRKFKKVPLKGKVNILYVCTFSEDEPWEEVIKAGSLLSEGICVYITGKHNRFNKDILPSNIELTGFLPIEMYQNMLRSVDAIMVLTYEEDNLLCGGYEAIAAEKPLIISNKKVIKRFFSKGSVYTENIAKDIAEAIMKMFQHKDKLTEEMKSIKLIRDEEWKIQWNNFLNKIYRK from the coding sequence TTGAAAAAAAAACTACTGTGGATAACATGGGAAGCGGTTGGCAGCACCAGAAGCAAAATATTGGCTAATAAACTTAATGCTGAATTTTATTCAATTACCATATTTGAAGATATTAAACATCTTTCTTTGTTAAGATATATCGTTGCTACTATATGCACTTTTTTCATTCTTTTGAAAGAAAAACCAGACATTCTTATTGTCCCAAACCCATCTGTAGTTTTGTCTTTCATTTCCGCGGTTTACAAATATGCTTTTAAATATTCATTAATTATTGACCTCCATACGCATTACATTAATCCTCAGGGGTTAAATGGCTTGCTTTTTCAGTCGTTAAATAGATTCTCACTAAAATGCTGCAATTTGATCATAGTAACTAATAGTTCCTATCAGGAGAAGATAAGAGACAAAACAAACAATGAAATATTCATTTTGCCGGACATGATCCCCACGTTTGACCGCAAATTCAAGAAAGTACCGCTTAAGGGTAAAGTAAATATATTGTATGTATGTACGTTTTCAGAGGATGAGCCGTGGGAAGAGGTAATTAAAGCGGGAAGTCTACTGTCTGAAGGTATTTGTGTCTATATTACAGGAAAACATAATAGATTTAATAAAGATATATTACCTTCAAATATTGAACTAACCGGCTTTTTGCCAATTGAAATGTATCAAAATATGTTGAGGTCAGTGGATGCCATCATGGTTTTGACATACGAAGAGGACAATTTATTATGTGGAGGTTATGAAGCCATTGCCGCAGAAAAACCCTTAATAATATCAAACAAGAAAGTAATAAAAAGGTTTTTTAGTAAAGGTTCTGTTTATACTGAGAATATTGCAAAAGATATAGCTGAGGCTATAATGAAAATGTTTCAACATAAGGATAAGTTAACTGAAGAGATGAAAAGTATTAAATTAATTAGAGATGAGGAATGGAAAATTCAATGGAATAATTTCTTAAATAAAATATATAGAAAGTGA
- a CDS encoding acyltransferase, translated as MSEEIQLINKIRSQGLFELIHKSVGYFKGILTSLIRFQKISKIRIIGSIKIVKRKGLISVGDFTTFWPCVKLNCQNSANNKIARLQIGHSCSIGDRTEIHCGENIEIGNYVIVAWDCVIMDRDYHSLNGTREIVKTVKIMDRVWIGCRSIILKGVTIGEGSVVAAGSVVTRDVPPYTLVAGNPAKVIKEVKEWC; from the coding sequence ATGAGCGAAGAAATACAATTAATCAACAAAATCCGTTCTCAGGGGTTGTTTGAACTTATTCATAAAAGTGTAGGATATTTTAAGGGGATACTCACATCACTTATAAGGTTTCAAAAAATATCTAAGATAAGAATAATAGGCAGTATTAAAATTGTTAAAAGAAAAGGTTTGATAAGTGTTGGAGATTTTACCACTTTCTGGCCGTGCGTAAAGCTCAATTGTCAAAATAGCGCTAATAATAAAATTGCCAGGTTACAAATAGGTCATAGTTGCTCTATTGGTGACAGAACGGAGATACATTGCGGCGAAAACATTGAAATAGGTAACTACGTAATTGTAGCATGGGATTGTGTCATTATGGACCGTGATTATCATTCTTTAAATGGCACGCGGGAAATCGTAAAAACTGTTAAAATTATGGATAGAGTCTGGATTGGATGCCGTTCAATTATATTGAAAGGTGTTACCATTGGTGAAGGCTCTGTGGTTGCCGCGGGTTCTGTGGTAACTCGTGATGTGCCTCCATATACCCTTGTCGCAGGTAATCCAGCGAAGGTAATCAAAGAGGTTAAGGAATGGTGCTGA